A window from Frischella perrara encodes these proteins:
- the yccS gene encoding YccS family putative transporter: MSIKSILSSLQTSFKKVFYHSNMLYSIRIVISLAGSTFIPWYLGNIKAVIPLTLGVVAAALTEIDTRLLYRVINLVLTLFCFALAIFSVQLLFPYPILFIIGLVSSTFLFTILGSLGQRYGVIAFGSLLIAAYTMLGHQLFDDFYTQPLLLLLGAIWYNLVSFTESLIQPIRTTQESLSVTFAKLATYLDAKATFFDPDENDGFKIQSRQLTDSNDQLIAALNQTKHSLFNRFKSFRGQAHIRMMLNSYFVAQDIHERISAAHVNYQVLSNQLKHSDILFRFSHIIHLQAQACQKLSVCFKYNQTYHHDASFDKYFKHLEEAISHVENNTRLYNVLTLLMKNLENINLLLANINNEQQLSSQYTERQLIDDQLYGLTDAWQRIRQNFTIKSPLFRHAVRMSLVFLVGYFIIQMTEIQHGYWIILTSLFVCQPNYSTTKYRLTLRILGTIGGIMLGIPLTYLLPNVEAQLVLIVLSGWLFFLFKNSQYAYATAFITLLVFFSFGLVGESSLSVAGARMIATIIGCAIAWLAVTYIWPDWKFRNLSKLIKRACEDDCHYLSLIGMQYLSGKSNDAHYREVRRRVHENNADLSSLVSIMTKEPHVNQHIIELAFRFITINYTLISYISTLAAHRDKPISLTILNLFDEVNLLIIDVLNGNKTLDRQFETMKNAINHLIEDDSEHFSHNDTLVLQQLLLILDIVPQTAQLAEQLINNQE; encoded by the coding sequence ATGAGCATTAAGTCAATTTTGTCTTCACTACAAACATCATTTAAAAAAGTATTCTATCATAGCAATATGCTTTATAGCATACGTATAGTCATTAGCTTAGCGGGTAGTACATTTATTCCGTGGTATTTGGGTAATATTAAAGCAGTAATTCCATTGACCTTGGGTGTTGTAGCTGCAGCTTTAACGGAAATCGATACGCGCTTATTATATCGAGTTATTAATTTAGTATTAACTTTATTCTGTTTTGCATTAGCGATTTTCTCCGTCCAATTACTATTCCCGTATCCAATCCTTTTTATTATCGGTCTGGTTTCTTCAACTTTTCTGTTTACCATTCTTGGATCATTAGGCCAGCGATACGGCGTCATTGCTTTTGGTTCATTACTAATTGCAGCTTATACTATGTTGGGACATCAATTATTTGATGATTTCTATACACAACCTTTGTTATTACTATTAGGTGCAATTTGGTATAATTTAGTTTCTTTTACTGAATCACTCATTCAGCCGATTAGAACCACACAGGAAAGTCTATCTGTCACATTTGCTAAATTAGCAACTTATCTTGATGCTAAAGCGACTTTTTTCGATCCTGATGAAAATGATGGTTTTAAAATTCAATCTCGCCAATTAACGGATAGCAATGATCAATTAATAGCAGCATTGAATCAAACCAAACATTCATTATTTAATCGTTTTAAGAGTTTTCGCGGACAGGCTCATATTCGCATGATGCTTAATAGCTATTTCGTTGCCCAAGATATTCATGAACGAATTAGTGCTGCACATGTCAATTATCAGGTACTGAGTAATCAATTAAAACATAGCGATATTTTATTTCGTTTTTCACATATTATTCATTTACAAGCACAGGCTTGTCAGAAACTATCTGTCTGTTTTAAATATAATCAGACTTATCATCATGATGCCTCTTTTGATAAATATTTCAAACATTTGGAGGAAGCTATCAGCCATGTTGAAAATAATACTAGGCTTTATAATGTGCTGACATTATTAATGAAGAATCTTGAAAATATAAATTTACTCTTAGCTAATATTAACAATGAACAACAGTTATCAAGTCAATATACTGAACGACAACTCATTGATGATCAGTTGTATGGATTGACAGATGCTTGGCAGCGAATTCGACAGAACTTCACCATTAAATCACCATTATTTCGTCATGCTGTACGAATGAGTTTGGTCTTTCTTGTAGGATACTTCATTATACAAATGACTGAAATCCAGCATGGCTATTGGATTATTTTAACAAGTTTATTCGTATGCCAACCCAATTACTCAACAACTAAATATCGGTTAACGTTAAGAATATTAGGTACTATTGGTGGAATCATGCTTGGTATTCCATTAACCTATTTATTACCAAATGTTGAAGCTCAATTGGTATTAATCGTATTAAGTGGGTGGTTATTCTTTTTATTTAAAAATTCACAATATGCCTATGCTACAGCATTTATCACACTTTTAGTATTTTTTAGTTTTGGTTTAGTCGGCGAAAGTAGTTTGTCAGTAGCTGGAGCTCGTATGATAGCTACAATTATTGGTTGTGCCATCGCTTGGTTAGCTGTTACCTATATCTGGCCAGATTGGAAATTCCGTAATTTAAGTAAACTAATAAAACGAGCCTGTGAGGATGATTGTCACTATTTATCCTTAATTGGTATGCAGTATTTATCAGGTAAGAGTAACGATGCACATTACCGAGAAGTACGCCGACGGGTACATGAAAATAACGCCGATTTATCCTCTTTAGTCAGTATCATGACCAAAGAGCCCCATGTTAATCAACATATTATTGAACTTGCCTTTCGTTTTATTACCATTAACTATACTTTGATTAGTTATATATCCACACTTGCTGCTCACCGTGATAAACCGATATCATTAACAATACTTAACTTATTCGACGAAGTTAATTTATTAATTATTGATGTATTAAATGGCAATAAGACGCTTGATAGACAGTTCGAAACAATGAAAAATGCAATCAATCATTTAATAGAAGATGATTCCGAGCATTTTAGTCATAATGACACATTAGTATTACAACAATTACTATTAATTTTAGATATCGTTCCGCAAACCGCACAGCTTGCCGAACAACTGATTAATAATCAAGAATAG
- the rnt gene encoding ribonuclease T translates to MSNITYNKLCNRFRGFYPVVIDIETSGFDNKLNAILEIAAITLKMNQDGWLEIDQKCHFHVEPFAGAILEPSSLAFNGIDPNNPLRGAVPEKIAIDEIFKVVRNGVKSNDCTRAVIVAHNANFDQGFLMAAAERCKMKRNPFHPFAMFDTATLAGMVYGQTVLAKACEAAKITFDQREAHSALYDTEKTAALFCDMINRFKKLGGWPLSD, encoded by the coding sequence GTGTCGAATATTACTTATAATAAACTATGTAACCGATTTCGAGGATTTTATCCTGTTGTGATTGATATTGAAACCTCTGGTTTCGACAATAAACTCAATGCCATTCTTGAAATTGCAGCAATTACCTTAAAAATGAATCAAGATGGTTGGCTTGAGATCGATCAGAAATGTCACTTTCATGTTGAACCCTTTGCCGGAGCAATTTTGGAGCCATCATCTTTAGCCTTTAATGGCATTGATCCCAATAACCCTTTACGTGGTGCCGTACCAGAAAAAATAGCAATCGATGAGATTTTTAAAGTTGTACGAAATGGGGTAAAAAGTAATGACTGTACACGAGCCGTGATTGTTGCACATAATGCTAATTTTGATCAGGGTTTTTTAATGGCAGCGGCTGAACGTTGTAAGATGAAACGTAATCCATTTCACCCTTTTGCCATGTTTGATACCGCTACTTTAGCAGGTATGGTATATGGGCAAACGGTTTTAGCTAAAGCTTGCGAAGCAGCCAAAATAACTTTTGATCAGCGAGAGGCTCACTCAGCATTATATGATACAGAAAAAACGGCTGCTTTATTTTGTGATATGATTAATCGTTTCAAAAAACTAGGTGGTTGGCCATTAAGCGATTAA
- the yejK gene encoding nucleoid-associated protein YejK, with product MSLQIEQIVLHQLIRKSETEIDVELRDSLLENHQVVSDLIADINRVYNNKTKAYGLFHENSLFETSVKELKCGNQDFLNFSQHSVKQLRNELAKYPFVEGGTVIFCQYRYLAVEYLMIAVLSSCHSMLVNEQLEINQTQYLDVDHADIIARIDITEWQTDPNSKRYLTFLKGRVGRKVADFFMDYLGASEGLNTKQQNKALVKAVDDYCQVIELDKQEKKAVREQVYGYCKGQLEAGEEIKLTNLAKELPSGHEQDFNSFITENDYDLDEEFPVDRSTLRQLKKFSGSGGGLTINFDADLLGDRIKWDPQADSLVITGLPPNLRDQLQRNQN from the coding sequence ATGAGTTTACAGATTGAACAAATTGTTCTGCATCAATTAATTCGTAAAAGCGAAACGGAAATTGATGTTGAATTGCGCGATTCACTCCTTGAAAACCATCAAGTAGTAAGTGATTTAATCGCTGATATCAATAGGGTTTACAATAATAAGACTAAAGCATATGGTCTGTTTCATGAAAATAGTTTGTTTGAAACTTCTGTTAAAGAGTTGAAATGCGGTAACCAAGATTTTCTCAATTTTAGCCAACATTCTGTTAAGCAATTACGCAATGAATTAGCTAAATATCCTTTTGTAGAAGGTGGAACGGTCATTTTTTGCCAATATCGCTATTTGGCGGTTGAATATTTAATGATTGCGGTATTAAGTAGTTGTCATAGCATGTTAGTTAACGAACAATTAGAAATTAACCAGACTCAATATCTTGATGTTGATCATGCAGATATTATCGCACGTATAGATATTACCGAGTGGCAAACAGACCCAAATTCTAAACGTTATTTAACTTTCTTAAAAGGAAGAGTAGGGCGCAAAGTTGCAGATTTCTTTATGGATTATCTTGGGGCGAGTGAAGGACTTAATACCAAACAGCAAAATAAAGCGCTTGTAAAAGCTGTTGATGATTATTGTCAAGTAATTGAGCTGGATAAGCAAGAAAAGAAAGCGGTTCGCGAACAAGTTTATGGTTATTGTAAAGGGCAGTTGGAAGCCGGTGAAGAGATCAAACTGACCAATCTTGCTAAAGAATTACCGTCTGGGCATGAGCAAGATTTTAATTCTTTTATTACTGAAAATGACTATGATTTAGATGAGGAGTTCCCCGTAGATCGTTCGACGCTTCGTCAGCTTAAAAAGTTCTCTGGTAGCGGTGGTGGTTTAACTATCAATTTTGATGCCGATTTATTGGGTGACCGTATTAAATGGGACCCTCAAGCTGATTCATTAGTTATTACTGGTTTACCACCTAACTTACGTGATCAACTTCAACGAAATCAAAACTAA
- the nfo gene encoding deoxyribonuclease IV, translating into MKYIGAHVSASGGVYNAPLNAHQINATAFALFTKNQRQWHAKPLESKTIDQFRLNCEKYHFHSKQILPHDSYLINLGHPDKEQLEKSRSAFLDEFQRCEQLGLTLLNFHPGSDLRQISVDDCLARIAQSINITLEKTQNVVAVIENTAGQGSNLGYKFEHLAQIIDQVEDKSRVGVCIDTCHAFAAGYDLRTKKACDETFAEFDKIVGFKYLRAMHLNDAKSELASHVDRHDSLGKGNIGKTAFEYIMQDPRIDEIPLILETINPDIWADEIAWLKSLHK; encoded by the coding sequence ATGAAATATATTGGCGCTCATGTCAGTGCATCAGGTGGTGTATATAATGCCCCTTTGAATGCTCATCAAATCAATGCAACGGCATTTGCATTGTTCACCAAGAATCAACGTCAATGGCATGCTAAACCATTAGAGAGCAAGACCATTGATCAATTTCGGTTAAATTGCGAGAAATACCATTTTCATAGTAAACAGATATTGCCACATGATAGTTATCTGATCAATTTAGGTCATCCAGATAAAGAACAGTTAGAAAAATCACGCTCAGCATTTTTAGATGAATTCCAGCGTTGTGAACAGTTAGGTTTGACTTTATTAAATTTCCATCCAGGTAGTGACCTTCGTCAAATTTCAGTTGATGACTGCTTAGCAAGGATTGCTCAATCGATCAATATTACCTTAGAAAAAACTCAAAACGTTGTAGCGGTAATTGAAAATACAGCAGGTCAAGGTTCTAATTTAGGTTATAAATTTGAACATTTAGCTCAAATCATCGATCAAGTTGAAGATAAGTCGCGTGTTGGTGTCTGTATAGATACTTGCCATGCTTTTGCTGCTGGTTATGATTTAAGAACTAAAAAAGCTTGTGATGAGACATTCGCTGAATTTGATAAAATCGTGGGTTTCAAATATCTACGCGCAATGCATTTGAATGATGCGAAAAGTGAACTGGCAAGCCATGTTGATCGTCATGATAGTTTAGGTAAAGGTAATATTGGTAAAACAGCCTTTGAATACATTATGCAAGATCCCCGAATTGATGAAATCCCACTTATCTTAGAAACAATTAACCCAGATATTTGGGCAGATGAAATAGCTTGGTTAAAATCCCTTCATAAATAA
- a CDS encoding MATE family efflux transporter: MTNQYRDFTDKKISTLFWQYALPAIIGTSVNTLYNIIDATLIGHFIGREALSATGLILPIMNFATAIGVLVGVGSASRISILLGQKAYDKAEKLVGTSFMLSLLLSGSALLTMLYFIDPLLYFVGASNVTHSYAKDFLEIFLPGSLFLTLAFNFNNMMRACGFPFKAMITMFISVIANIILAPIFIIIFDMGMQGAAIATTISMIISFLFVMHHFTNKKSTIRLYWHNIRLDLDSIKGILSIGMSPFAMQLAASVIVVFINWQLNNYAPISHINSDDAIAAYANANRLITLIIMIVIGVNQGMQPIVGYNYGCKNLKRVKETFFYAVKVATAITSIGFLLGMFFPHILVSAFSSDQDMIDLSSVALNFVTAAYVFVGFQMVTTSFFQCIGMATISIILSLSRQVLILLPMLYILPLFLGVNGVWAAPPISDFLSTALAYIAIYWYFKSINKRHGLNKVPKTSNNKPQK; this comes from the coding sequence ATGACTAACCAATACCGCGATTTTACTGATAAAAAAATCAGTACCCTATTTTGGCAATACGCCCTCCCTGCTATTATTGGTACCAGTGTAAATACCTTATATAATATCATTGATGCCACCTTAATTGGTCATTTTATTGGGCGAGAAGCATTAAGTGCTACTGGATTAATTTTACCAATCATGAACTTTGCTACTGCGATTGGTGTTTTAGTCGGTGTAGGTTCGGCAAGTCGCATATCAATTTTATTAGGTCAAAAAGCTTATGATAAAGCTGAAAAATTGGTCGGCACATCATTTATGCTATCTTTATTATTAAGCGGAAGTGCTTTATTAACGATGTTATATTTTATTGACCCACTCCTTTATTTTGTTGGAGCGAGTAATGTCACGCACTCTTATGCTAAAGATTTTTTAGAGATTTTCCTTCCTGGTAGTTTGTTTCTTACTCTCGCTTTTAATTTTAACAATATGATGCGGGCATGTGGTTTTCCTTTTAAAGCAATGATAACGATGTTTATAAGCGTCATTGCCAATATTATTTTGGCACCGATATTTATTATTATTTTTGATATGGGTATGCAAGGTGCGGCAATTGCGACCACTATATCAATGATAATTAGCTTTTTATTTGTCATGCACCATTTTACTAATAAGAAAAGTACGATCCGACTTTATTGGCATAACATTCGACTAGATTTAGATTCCATTAAAGGCATTTTATCGATTGGTATGTCCCCTTTTGCTATGCAGTTAGCCGCATCGGTCATCGTTGTTTTTATCAATTGGCAGCTTAACAATTATGCGCCAATAAGCCATATTAATAGTGATGATGCAATCGCTGCTTATGCTAATGCTAACCGATTAATTACACTTATTATTATGATCGTAATAGGGGTTAATCAGGGGATGCAACCTATTGTTGGCTATAACTATGGTTGTAAGAATTTAAAACGTGTTAAAGAGACTTTTTTCTATGCGGTAAAAGTTGCCACAGCTATTACCAGTATCGGTTTTTTACTTGGCATGTTTTTCCCTCACATATTGGTAAGTGCGTTTAGTTCTGACCAAGATATGATTGATTTATCTTCTGTTGCATTAAATTTTGTCACAGCCGCCTATGTTTTCGTCGGCTTCCAAATGGTAACTACTAGTTTCTTTCAATGTATCGGAATGGCAACTATTTCCATTATTTTAAGTCTGTCACGACAAGTACTTATTTTGCTACCTATGTTATACATCTTACCGCTATTTTTAGGGGTCAATGGTGTTTGGGCGGCTCCACCAATTTCTGACTTTTTATCTACAGCGCTTGCTTATATCGCAATTTATTGGTATTTCAAATCTATCAATAAACGCCACGGTTTAAACAAAGTCCCTAAAACTAGTAATAATAAACCCCAGAAGTAA
- a CDS encoding glycoside hydrolase family 32 protein: MKNLIAEANQAVEQFAGQVKARYYPAYHIAAKSGWINDPNGLIYFNNQYHVFFQHHPYNEQWGKIHWGHVVSDDLVHWRNLPIALAPSQEYDKDGCFSGCAIDDNGILTLIYTGHVVLKEAGDKSVFKQVQCLATSKDGIHFEKQGVIVTPPEGIMHFRDPKVWRQDDQWYMVVGVNDHDNTGQVWLYHSQDLYHWQFVQVLAKMADPNVYMLECPDFFPLGDKYVLTCSPQGMKANGYHYRNRYQSGYIVGDWQPGSPFTITQDFTELDFGHDYYAPQTLISHDQRRIVIAWMDMWDSVMPSQADKWAGVLTLPRTLMLSSNNKLLINPITELKSLRGIQKKITSINLSNVIQDLQLDSMQCELILKIDLTNSDAERAGIALSASPDGKQSTLLYVDNQAQRVILDRTYSGEGMVGYRSVALPADKFLTLHIFIDHSSVEVFVNEGQATLTSRIYPTSEKRTLFLFAENGALRVEQLDYWQIKNMRG; encoded by the coding sequence ATGAAAAACTTAATCGCTGAAGCTAATCAAGCAGTTGAGCAGTTTGCTGGGCAGGTTAAAGCCCGTTACTATCCCGCTTATCACATTGCAGCAAAATCCGGATGGATCAATGATCCCAATGGTTTGATTTATTTTAATAATCAATATCATGTTTTTTTCCAGCATCATCCTTACAATGAGCAATGGGGTAAAATTCATTGGGGGCATGTTGTTAGTGATGATCTAGTTCATTGGCGTAATTTGCCTATCGCATTAGCTCCCTCTCAAGAATATGATAAAGATGGCTGTTTTTCGGGTTGTGCAATTGATGACAATGGTATACTAACGCTTATTTATACTGGTCATGTTGTTTTAAAAGAAGCCGGTGATAAAAGTGTATTCAAACAAGTACAATGTTTAGCGACCAGTAAGGACGGGATTCATTTTGAAAAGCAAGGTGTGATTGTTACTCCCCCTGAAGGTATTATGCATTTTCGTGATCCAAAAGTTTGGCGTCAAGATGATCAATGGTATATGGTGGTAGGCGTCAATGATCATGATAATACTGGTCAGGTTTGGTTATATCATTCTCAAGATCTTTATCATTGGCAGTTTGTGCAGGTCTTGGCAAAAATGGCTGACCCGAATGTATACATGTTAGAATGCCCAGACTTTTTTCCATTAGGTGATAAATATGTATTAACCTGCTCGCCACAGGGTATGAAAGCTAACGGTTATCATTATCGAAATCGATATCAATCAGGTTATATAGTCGGTGATTGGCAACCCGGCTCACCCTTTACTATTACACAGGATTTTACCGAATTAGATTTTGGGCATGATTATTATGCACCGCAAACGCTAATTAGCCATGACCAGCGACGTATTGTTATTGCTTGGATGGATATGTGGGATTCTGTCATGCCAAGCCAAGCAGATAAATGGGCAGGAGTATTAACGCTACCTAGAACATTAATGCTATCTTCCAATAATAAGTTGCTAATCAATCCCATCACAGAACTTAAATCATTAAGAGGTATTCAAAAAAAAATCACCTCAATTAATTTAAGCAATGTTATACAAGATTTACAGTTAGATAGTATGCAATGTGAATTAATTCTAAAAATTGATTTAACAAATAGTGATGCTGAACGTGCAGGTATAGCTTTATCTGCATCGCCAGATGGTAAGCAGTCCACATTATTATATGTTGATAATCAAGCACAACGGGTAATTTTAGATAGAACCTATTCAGGTGAAGGTATGGTAGGGTATCGAAGTGTTGCGCTACCTGCTGATAAGTTTTTAACATTACATATCTTTATTGATCATTCTTCGGTAGAAGTTTTTGTTAATGAAGGACAAGCTACGTTAACTAGCCGTATTTATCCAACATCTGAAAAACGGACTCTTTTCCTATTTGCAGAAAATGGTGCATTAAGAGTCGAACAATTGGATTACTGGCAAATCAAAAATATGCGAGGTTAA
- a CDS encoding MetQ/NlpA family ABC transporter substrate-binding protein produces the protein MNNILSRILLAFALIFGLVGCDKSANQTINQDKTTIRVGTSPGPYSELFLDAIKPILEQQGYQIVTTDFVNLRQADVALDYGDIDLNVDQHTAYYEDFNHSSGSDLVGITKIPTVPAGLYAGKKNNLNQVAKGDTVAIPIDPSNTARAYVLLQKAGWITLKQGIDLTKASSRDIIENKYGIKIVEMDSATIPRALPDLEYAVITGSIVHAAKIDSQRALLREDLLEPLILVATVKQSNKETNWAKAVVAAYHSDAFKQYLAQHNPHNFWFVPQELQ, from the coding sequence ATGAATAATATATTAAGCCGTATTTTGCTTGCTTTTGCTTTGATTTTCGGTTTAGTAGGGTGTGATAAATCTGCCAATCAGACTATTAATCAAGATAAAACAACGATTCGTGTTGGTACATCACCGGGTCCATATAGTGAATTATTTTTAGATGCAATAAAACCTATCTTAGAACAACAAGGTTACCAAATAGTTACCACAGATTTTGTTAATTTACGCCAAGCTGATGTCGCTTTAGATTATGGTGATATTGATTTAAATGTGGATCAACATACGGCTTATTATGAAGATTTTAATCATAGTAGTGGTAGTGATTTAGTCGGCATTACTAAGATTCCTACCGTACCAGCAGGATTATATGCAGGTAAAAAAAATAATCTCAATCAGGTAGCTAAAGGTGATACAGTTGCAATTCCAATCGATCCTTCAAATACCGCAAGGGCCTATGTTCTGCTCCAAAAAGCTGGTTGGATCACGTTAAAACAAGGAATTGATTTAACTAAAGCTAGTTCTCGCGACATCATTGAAAATAAATATGGGATTAAAATTGTTGAAATGGATAGTGCTACAATTCCTCGAGCGCTACCAGATCTTGAATATGCAGTTATCACTGGAAGTATTGTGCATGCAGCAAAAATTGATTCGCAAAGAGCTTTATTACGTGAAGATCTCCTTGAACCCTTAATTTTGGTTGCTACCGTTAAGCAAAGTAATAAAGAAACGAATTGGGCAAAAGCAGTTGTTGCCGCTTATCATTCAGATGCGTTTAAACAATATTTAGCTCAACACAATCCACATAATTTTTGGTTTGTTCCTCAAGAATTACAATAA
- a CDS encoding Grx4 family monothiol glutaredoxin, translating to MTTIEKIQKQISENPIILYMKGSPKLPSCGFSAQAVQVLSQCGVPFAYVDILQNPDIRAELPNYANWPTFPQLWVEGELIGGCDIMIEMFQSGELQTLIKETANKYQTA from the coding sequence ATGACAACTATTGAAAAAATACAGAAGCAAATAAGCGAAAATCCTATTATTTTATATATGAAAGGTTCACCTAAATTACCAAGTTGTGGTTTTTCAGCACAAGCAGTGCAAGTATTATCCCAATGCGGTGTACCGTTTGCTTATGTTGATATTTTACAAAATCCTGACATCCGTGCAGAATTACCTAATTATGCTAACTGGCCAACCTTCCCACAACTTTGGGTTGAAGGTGAATTAATTGGTGGTTGCGACATTATGATTGAAATGTTCCAATCTGGTGAATTACAAACGCTTATTAAAGAAACGGCAAATAAATACCAAACCGCATAA
- a CDS encoding methionine ABC transporter ATP-binding protein codes for MIKLENIEVYFHDKHGQTVQAVDKVNLHIRKGEIFGIVGYSGAGKSTLVRVINLLQKPQAGSVIINNQDLMDLNDKQLRAARKKIGMIFQHFNLMNSRTVYGNVLYPLRDAKLSKTEKEQKIEQLLSLVGLSDKRDVYPSQLSGGQKQRVAIARALANDPEILLCDEATSALDPKNTQAILKLLKEVNQKLGITMVLITHEMDVIKEICHKVAVMEKGRVIEAGNLVDIFCHPKHSLTQDFIYTASNVELAYQNIFDHPQLASKLQINHLFELQYKGHNSFSPFISEINQRYQAKLTILYSNVEIIQAQPVGRLIVLLTSDSTPIEVIESYLQSQNIALSRLHALQHENYYSI; via the coding sequence ATGATAAAACTTGAAAATATTGAAGTTTATTTTCATGATAAACATGGTCAAACCGTTCAAGCGGTCGATAAGGTTAATTTACATATAAGAAAAGGTGAGATTTTTGGCATAGTTGGCTACAGTGGCGCAGGTAAATCAACGCTGGTACGTGTAATTAATTTACTTCAAAAACCACAAGCCGGTAGTGTAATTATCAATAACCAAGATCTTATGGATCTTAACGATAAACAATTACGTGCTGCCCGAAAGAAAATCGGCATGATTTTTCAGCATTTTAATTTAATGAATAGCCGAACCGTATATGGCAACGTATTATATCCTTTACGGGATGCTAAACTATCCAAAACGGAGAAAGAACAAAAAATAGAACAGCTATTATCTTTAGTGGGTTTGTCTGATAAACGTGATGTCTATCCCTCTCAACTCTCTGGCGGGCAGAAGCAACGAGTTGCCATTGCCAGAGCGCTAGCTAATGATCCAGAGATTTTATTGTGTGATGAAGCAACAAGTGCACTGGATCCCAAAAATACCCAAGCGATTTTAAAATTACTCAAAGAGGTTAACCAAAAACTCGGTATAACTATGGTGTTAATTACCCATGAAATGGATGTCATCAAAGAGATTTGCCATAAAGTTGCCGTAATGGAAAAAGGACGAGTTATTGAAGCAGGTAATTTAGTGGATATATTCTGTCATCCCAAACATTCTCTAACACAAGATTTTATATATACGGCGTCTAATGTTGAGCTGGCTTATCAGAATATTTTTGATCACCCTCAATTAGCCAGTAAATTGCAAATTAATCATTTATTTGAGCTTCAATATAAAGGGCATAATTCATTTTCTCCATTTATCAGTGAAATTAACCAACGTTATCAAGCTAAGCTTACCATTTTGTACAGTAATGTAGAAATAATCCAAGCTCAACCTGTTGGTCGACTAATCGTATTATTGACATCTGATTCAACACCGATTGAAGTTATTGAGAGTTATTTACAGTCGCAAAATATTGCGTTAAGTCGTTTACATGCCTTGCAACATGAGAACTATTATTCAATCTAA
- a CDS encoding methionine ABC transporter permease, whose amino-acid sequence MDDFFYHYFPNVIDMKMEILQSTFDTLYMTFFSGLVGGFFGIVLALLLVATQPNGVLAQPKIYAALDKLINLFRAIPFVILLSLLTPFTRQIVGKTIGLDAALVPLIIGFAPFFARQIQNALLEVDEGIIEAAKAMGSSPYEIFVHVYLKEGLPAIIRASAVSIISLIGLTTMAGAVGAGGLGTLAVKKGHEGFKDDISIVCTLIILVLVFFTQWVCNVLIKKVSH is encoded by the coding sequence ATGGATGACTTTTTTTACCACTATTTTCCTAATGTCATTGATATGAAAATGGAAATCCTACAATCTACTTTTGACACGTTGTATATGACATTTTTTTCTGGATTAGTTGGAGGATTTTTTGGCATTGTTTTAGCGTTGCTATTGGTAGCCACACAACCTAATGGAGTTTTAGCGCAACCTAAAATCTATGCGGCTTTAGACAAACTCATTAATTTATTTAGAGCAATTCCGTTTGTCATTTTACTATCATTATTAACACCATTCACTCGTCAAATAGTTGGTAAAACGATAGGATTAGATGCAGCTTTAGTTCCATTAATTATCGGTTTTGCGCCTTTTTTTGCCAGACAGATCCAAAATGCATTACTTGAAGTTGATGAGGGAATCATTGAAGCAGCGAAAGCTATGGGTTCCTCACCTTACGAGATTTTTGTCCATGTTTATTTAAAAGAGGGATTACCTGCTATTATTCGTGCTTCAGCTGTTAGCATTATCAGTTTAATAGGTTTAACTACTATGGCTGGAGCAGTAGGAGCAGGAGGATTAGGCACATTAGCTGTCAAAAAAGGCCATGAGGGATTCAAGGATGACATTTCAATTGTTTGTACATTGATTATTCTTGTTTTGGTATTCTTTACTCAATGGGTGTGTAATGTCTTAATTAAGAAAGTCAGTCATTAA